In Canis lupus dingo isolate Sandy chromosome 12, ASM325472v2, whole genome shotgun sequence, the following proteins share a genomic window:
- the RING1 gene encoding E3 ubiquitin-protein ligase RING1: MTTPANAQNASKTWELSLYELHRTPQEAIMDGTEIAVSPRSLHSELMCPICLDMLKNTMTTKECLHRFCSDCIVTALRSGNKECPTCRKKLVSKRSLRPDPNFDALISKIYPSREEYEAHQDRVLIRLSRLHNQQALSSSIEEGLRMQAMHRAQRVRRPMPGSDQTTTMSGGEGEPGEGEGDGEDVSSDSAPDSAPGPAPKRPRGGGAGGSSVGTGGGGAGGVGGGAGSEDSGDRGGTLGGGTLGPPSPPGAPSPPEPGGEIELVFRPHPLLVEKGEYCQTRYVKTTGNATVDHLSKYLALRIALERRQQQEAGEPGGPGGGASDAGGPDGGGGEGGGTRGGDGPEEPALPSLEGVSEKQYTIYIAPGGGAFTTLNGSLTLELVNEKFWKVSRPLELCYAPTKDPK, from the exons ATGACGACGCCGGCGAATGCCCAGAATGCCAGCAAAACGTGGGAACTGAGTCTGTACGAGCTCCACCGGACCCCGCAG GAAGCCATCATGGATGGCACAGAGATCGCGGTTTCCCCTCGGTCACTGCATTCAGAACTCATGTGCCCCATCTGCCTGGACATGCTGAAGAATACCATGACCACCAAGGAGTGCCTCCATCGATTCTGCTCTGACTGTATTGTCACAGCCCTGCGGAGCGG GAACAAGGAGTGCCCCACCTGCCGCAAGAAGCTGGTATCCAAGCGGTCTCTGCGGCCAGACCCCAACTTTGATGCCCTGATCTCTAAGATCTATCCCAGCCGGGAGGAGTACGAGGCCCATCAAGACCGGGTGCTCATCCGCCTCAGTCGTCTGCACAACCAGCAGGCACTGAGCTCCAGCATTGAGGAGGGGCTGCGCATGCAGGCCATGCACAG GGCCCAGCGTGTGAGGCGGCCGATGCCCGGGTCAGATCAGACCACCACGATGAGTGGGGGGGAAGGAgagcctggggagggagagggggatggagaggatGTGAGCTCAGACTCCGCCCCTGactctgccccaggccctgctcccaaGCGACCCCgtggcgggggcgcgggcgggagcAGTGTAGGGACGGGGGGAGGCGGCgctggtggggtgggtgggggcgccGGTTCTGAAGACTCTGGCGACCGAGGAGGGACCTTGGGAGGGGGAACCCTAGGCCCCCCGAGCCCTcccggggcccccagccccccggaGCCAGGTGGAGAAATTGAGCTCGTGTTccggccccaccccctgctcGTGGAGAAGGGAGAATACTGCCAGACTAG GTATGTGAAGACAACCGGGAATGCCACAGTGGACCATCTTTCCAAGTACTTGGCCCTGCGTATTGCCCTTGAGCGGAGGCAGCAGCAAGAGGCCGGGGAGCCAGGAGGGCCTGGAGGGGGCGCCTCTGATGCCGGGGGACCTGatgggggtggcggggagggtgggggtacCAGAGGCGGTGACGGCCCTGAGGAGCCTGCCTTGCCCAGTCTGGAAGGTGTCAGTGAAAAGCAGTACACCATCTACATCGCCCCTGGGGGCGGAGCTTTCACG ACACTGAATGGCTCGCTGACCCTGGAACTGGTGAATGAGAAGTTCTGGAAGGTGTCCCGGCCACTGGAGCTCTGCTATGCCCCCACCAAGGATCCAAAGTGA